One Vigna unguiculata cultivar IT97K-499-35 chromosome 11, ASM411807v1, whole genome shotgun sequence DNA window includes the following coding sequences:
- the LOC114170017 gene encoding uncharacterized protein LOC114170017 — MTSVSELFHTRSHRLGRNAIDLGFDTKLQAADSFRRRHHENASNRVGGRYRRSFANDRVISEENLRGSLGASTGERLPVGFVLALKGEPQSRNSIAESLIAKLASWTYDETSHVLRLYHHLQEVSQTLLLVKAVLLDAEEKQQENYELREWLRQIKHVFFDAENMLDEFECETLRKQIVQAHGSTW, encoded by the exons ATGACGAGCGTTTCAGAGCTATTCCACACCAGAAGTCATCGATTGGGACGAAATGCTATCGATCTAGGGTTCGACACAAAACTCCAAGCCGCCGATTCTTTCCGCCGTCGCCACCAC GAGAATGCATCTAATAGAGTCGGTGGGAGGTATCGACGGTCTTTCGCAAATGATAGGGTTATTTCTGAAGAAAATTTAAGAGGCAGTCTTGGAGCGAGTACCGGTGAGAGGCTACCCGTGGGTTTTGTTCTTGCTTTAAAAGGGGAACCTCAGTCTAGAAACAG CATCGCAGAATCACTCATAGCAAAGCTTGCTTCTTGGACATACGATGAAACTTCACACGTGCTGAGGTTATACCACCATCTGCAAGAGGTTTCACAAACTCTCTTATTAGTCAAGGCTGTGCTGTTAGATGCCGAGGAGAAGCAGCAGGAGAATTATGAGCTACGGGAATGGCTGAGGCAGATCAAACATGTCTTCTTTGATGCCGAaaatatgttggatgaatttgAGTGCGAAACATTGCGAAAACAAATTGTCCAAGCTCATGGAAGCACCTGGTAG